The sequence AGAGAGAGAACGAGGAGTCACAATTGACCTTTCACACAAGGAGTTTCAGACTCAAAAGTATTACTTCACTATAATTGACGCTCCCGGCCACCGTGACTTTGTAAAAAACATGATTACGGGTGCCTCTCAAGCTGACGCCGCAGTTTTAGTAGTCTCAGCAAAAGAAGGCATGCAGCCACAGACCAAAGAGCACGCTTTCCTTGCAAAGGTTCTTGGAATAGGCCAACTAATAGTAGCCGTCAACAAAATGGATGTAATAAACTATGACAGAGTCAAGTTTGAC is a genomic window of Candidatus Anstonellales archaeon containing:
- a CDS encoding GTP-binding protein → MAEKEHLNLIFIGHVDHGKSTTVGRILYDTGALSEQELRKLKEEAEKLGKATFEFAFTMDTLKEERERGVTIDLSHKEFQTQKYYFTIIDAPGHRDFVKNMITGASQADAAVLVVSAKEGMQPQTKEHAFLAKVLGIGQLIVAVNKMDVINYDRVKFD